A single genomic interval of Tursiops truncatus isolate mTurTru1 chromosome 16, mTurTru1.mat.Y, whole genome shotgun sequence harbors:
- the LOC101329117 gene encoding deoxyuridine 5'-triphosphate nucleotidohydrolase, mitochondrial-like, whose product MPCSQEAQVISPSKWARPAEEGGMRLRFVRLSEHATAPTKGSERAAGYDLYSACEYTVPPTEKALAKTDIQIALPNGCYGRVAPRSGLAAKHFIDVGAGVIDEDYRGNVGVVLFNFGKEKFEVKKGDGIAQLICERIFYPEIEEVQVLDDTERGSGGFGSTGNN is encoded by the coding sequence ATGCCCTGCTCTCAAGAGGCACAAGTCATCTCCCCCAGCAAATGGGCCCGGCCTGCGGAGGAGGGCGGCATGCGGCTCCGCTTTGTCCGGCTTTCGGAGCACGCCACCGCTCCGACCAAGGGGTCCGAGCGCGCCGCGGGCTATGACCTATACAGTGCCTGTGAATACACAGTACCACCTACGGAGAAAGCTCTTGCGAAAACAGACATTCAGATAGCTCTTCCTAATGGGTGCTATGGGAGAGTAGCTCCACGTTCTGGCTTGGCTGCAAAACACTTCATAGATGTAGGAGCTGGTGTCATAGATGAAGATTATAGAGGAAATGTTGGTGTTGTACTGTTTAATTTTGGCAAAGAAAAGTTCGAAGTCAAAAAGGGTGATGGAATTGCACAGCTCATTTGTGAACGGATATTTTACCCAGAAATAGAGGAAGTTCAAGTTTTAGATGACACTGAAAGGGGTTCAGGAGGTTTTGGTTCCActggaaataattaa